CCTCCGACGGCGAGCTGACCAAAGAAACCAAGGCTGCGCTTCTGGAAGTTCTTTACCGCTCCGTCACGGTCGGCGGCTTTAAAGGTCCCCTGATGGTCGCCCTTCACCGCACTGCCGCCTCTCTGGCCCGATGCTTTGCCGGAGAACAGAAGTTATTGGATTTGCCCGTTTATGGTTGAAACAGGATACAGAGCCATGTGGATTCTGGCGATGTTCGACCTGCCGGTTGATACGAAAAAGGCGCGAAAAGATTATGCCGATTTTCGGAAAAACCTTGTACAGGATGGGTTTACGATGATACAATATTCCGTATATATTCGGCACTGTGCCAGTAAAGAAAATGCCCAGGTTCACGCAAAACGGGTTCAGTCCTTCCTGCCTCCCGATGGGGAGGTGCGGCTCCTTATTATCACCGACAAGCAGTTCGAACGGATGCAGATTTTTTGGGGAAAACTGCGCAAACCCACCCCTCCGGCCCCCGCTCAGCTCGAATTATTTTAACCTGTTTTTCTCGCAAATCCTTGCCCTGCAGGCGGTTACAAATGGACTATTGTAACTGACCTATGCCTGAGAGCAAGCCACAAC
This Anaerohalosphaeraceae bacterium DNA region includes the following protein-coding sequences:
- the cas2 gene encoding CRISPR-associated endonuclease Cas2; this encodes MWILAMFDLPVDTKKARKDYADFRKNLVQDGFTMIQYSVYIRHCASKENAQVHAKRVQSFLPPDGEVRLLIITDKQFERMQIFWGKLRKPTPPAPAQLELF